Part of the uncultured Desulfobacter sp. genome, CAACGTAAACCTGTAGAAGCCTGCGCAACGTATTTGAAAAATAAAGCACCGTACCTTGAATACCATCATTATCTTGACCTTGGCCTCCCTATTGCCACAGGAGTTATTGAGGGCGCATGTCGTCATCTTGTAAAGGACCGAATGGATATAACTGGTGCCAAATGGCGGTTGTCCAGTGCTGAAGCAGTGTTGCGTCTGCGTGCCTTGCGGAGTAGTAACGATTTTGATGAGTATTGGAATTTTCATGAAGCCTGCGAATACGAACGTAATCACCGGGCTCTTTATCAACATGGTGAGGTTCCGGCTACAAAGCTACCAAAACCTTCACCGAAACGACGGGGGCATCTAAAAGTGATCAAGTAATGCTGGCAAAGAATGGCAAATATCATGACTACCAGCTTTGGTCAGACATGTCGTAAAAGAGCCGCACCCATATAAAAAAGAAAAATAGGTAAGGTGTTTAAATGCATAAGATATTGTAAAATATAGACAATGAAACCTCCCTGCAGCATGATGGCATTTATATATGCTGCTGGAATAACAGAGTCATCCAGAATCAATTACCGCAAGGAGGTTTTAATGGAGAGTATGCACTACATCGGAATGGATATCCACAAGAAAATAATTGCATTTTGTATCAAAACCTTTAGCGGCAGAGTAATAAAACAAGGGAAATTACCGGCAACCCGCAAAGCTCTTAGCAATTGGCTGGAGAATCTGCCCCAGCCGTGGACTGCTGCGATGGAGGCAACGTTATTTACTGCTTGGATATACGATTTTCTAAAACCTTATGCTCAATCCATCAAGGTGGCACATCCTGAAATGTTGAAAGCCATCACAGCGGCTAAGAAAAAGAATGATGTCTCAGACGCTGAAAAGATTGCCAATCTGCTCAGGGTGGATATGTTGCCGGAATGCTATATGATGCCGCAAGAGCTTCGAGATCTTCGAAGAAGACTACGCTATCGAAACCATATCGTCCGGACGGCAACAAAAGAAAAAAATAAAATTTCAGGTTTATTGATGGAGGTTGGCGCCCAGTATAATAAAAAGCGGCTACATGGGAAGAAATATTTTTTTGAACTTTTGGACACCGTAGAAGATGTCCCTGATTCAGTAATCAGTATGCTCAAATTAAGCCGTTCGAACCTCGAAATATTTACAGATATCCAAAAAAGGCTGGTACACTCTATCAAGGGGAACCCATTAATACGAGGCCGAGTAGAACGTCTATTATCAATTAGAGGTGTGGGGGAAGTTACTGCATTGACCTGGGTTCTTGAAATAGGAGAGCCTGAGCGGTTTCATTCAATCCGCCAGGCCATCAGTTTCTGTGGACTTTGTGCCGCTCAAAAAGAATCAGCCGGCAAAGAGTACCGCGGTCCAATTTCTAAAAAGAGAAATAAACACCTTCAAACGATTTTAATTGAGGCAGCCAAACTGGCTCCGATTTGGAATCCGCAATTGTCGGAAATTCATCAAAAAGAACTGGCCCGAGGTAACAAAAACAGAGCGACCCTGGCTGTCGCCAGAAAATTGGTTGCCTACATGCTTGCCGTGGATAAAAGTGGGCAGGCATTCCAAGTCAAGGAGCCAGAAATGGCAGCATAATTGATCAGAAAAAAAACATTCGTATGTATGGTTCTTCCTGCCGTTTCATGCAGTCTGGGGACTGAGTGATTGGTTTAAAACCATGATACTCCAGTAAAGTGTTTCATGGCCGGCAGGTTACCCAAATTTAAACTTCTGCGATGGTCATCGGATCAGAAGGTGACTTGATGCTGCAAATGGATGTCTGGTCAAAAGAACCTACTCTTTTTGACACGAAATAGATTAAGATCCAATGCATGACGAGTGTATCCATTGGTTAAGGATAGCAGGGTTACCGCCAGGAATGAATGGGTTTGGGTTGGGCAGGGGAGTTTTATTTTTTACTTGACAATACTTATCATGGATGTCCCCGGATTATTTGATTTGTCCCAAGTGCCAAGGCACGATGCGTATCATCAGTTTTATCGAGGAACTCGACATAATCGAAAAAATTTTACGTCACCTTGGGCTTTGGGAATCCGCCAAAACCTGCTATTCCCAATTTTATTCCAGATTTGGTTTACGACTTTTCCGAGTTTCTGCCCTTTAGGGTATTCCCAAATCCCGGTAGCCGATTAGAATTGATTTTTTCAACGCTTAAGGGGATTTCCGGTGAGGTATGCGTAAAATCAGCCTATAAAATACTGTTTACCCCTTTTTCAATGAATACAATCCGATTTTTCAATCCTCTCTCATACTTTTCTTGCCAAAAAGCGTCTTCTATCCTTTTTCTCCAGGGACTCTACCAAAGTATCAACAGTGGCATTAGGTCTATCGAGCCGCAGTTTGATAATCAGGGAGACTGTCTCATCATCAAAGGATCTTGATTTGCCCTGGTCAGACCGGTCTTTGGGATAGAGGGATTCTATCCTGCCGTTGTACTGTCTGATCCATCCCAGAATGGTGCTTCTGGCAAGACGGGTCCTGACCGAATAGGGGATCGACCATTTGCGGGAACACTTCTGCTGCAGTAACTGTTCTTTTTCTCCGTAATCAAGGTCTGTACCGTTGACAAACCCACCAATGACCCCAAAACGGAATACGGCAATCTCAATTTTCTGCTGTTCTGCCATACATCCTCCTCAAAATTAAAGTTTCAAGGCTTGTATGACGGTTGTTCCTTCCCGTAAATGAAACCCTTCGGTAGGGCGGGGAAAAATTGAAAGGACCTGGAAATTAAATTGACCGGGTCACCGGGATCTTGCCCATCCGGATCAGCTTAACAAAACCTGCTATCATCCCTTTGCTCCATGTGTTGGACAGATAAGCCGATATGTTGCGCTTCAATGCGGTGAACGAGAAGTGCTGGCGGGTCCACGACAATCCTGGCAGGTACCATAATTGTTCAGTGGAACCCTGAGTCCTAATCGAATAAAAATAAGTCATTCGAACGATTAATTCGAACGATTGATTTATTATTTCAATTGTGTTATCTTGAGCAAAATTCGTAATATTAAGCGGAGATAGGACGTGACTCTTAAGACAATGAAAAAAAGATCAAGGCTCTATTCTACCCATGTCGGT contains:
- a CDS encoding IS110 family transposase, encoding MESMHYIGMDIHKKIIAFCIKTFSGRVIKQGKLPATRKALSNWLENLPQPWTAAMEATLFTAWIYDFLKPYAQSIKVAHPEMLKAITAAKKKNDVSDAEKIANLLRVDMLPECYMMPQELRDLRRRLRYRNHIVRTATKEKNKISGLLMEVGAQYNKKRLHGKKYFFELLDTVEDVPDSVISMLKLSRSNLEIFTDIQKRLVHSIKGNPLIRGRVERLLSIRGVGEVTALTWVLEIGEPERFHSIRQAISFCGLCAAQKESAGKEYRGPISKKRNKHLQTILIEAAKLAPIWNPQLSEIHQKELARGNKNRATLAVARKLVAYMLAVDKSGQAFQVKEPEMAA